The following coding sequences are from one Mycolicibacterium aichiense window:
- a CDS encoding amidohydrolase family protein, with protein MPSRELPYPVFDADNHFYEPKEALTQFLPDNRKGVIDYIDVHGRTKIVVRNTISDYIPNPTFEVVARPGAQEEYFKHGSGGKSFREIMGKPMKAIPAFRNPEARLEVLDGLGLDYTIMFPTLASLVEERLKDDPDLILDIIHALNQWMYETWQFNYEGRIFSTPVIDLAVVDRALEELEWCLERGAKTVLVRPAPVPGYRGTRSLGLPEFDPFWDACVKAGIPVCMHASDSGYAAYLNDWEPADEFLPFKPTAFRMVSMGKRPIEDTMAALVCHGALTRNPDLRILSIENGASWVPYLFYQFKDVYSKMPQEFPEDPIEAFKRAVYVAPFWEDDFKKMSELCGVDRIIFGSDWPHPEGLADPINLVDDLQAQGLTEEEQRKVMGGNLVDLFNVPNVSVHKPDVPALVIA; from the coding sequence ATGCCCTCGCGCGAGCTTCCCTATCCCGTGTTCGACGCCGACAATCACTTTTACGAGCCGAAGGAAGCGCTGACGCAATTCCTGCCGGACAACCGCAAGGGCGTCATCGACTACATCGACGTCCACGGCCGCACCAAGATCGTGGTGCGCAATACGATCAGCGACTACATCCCCAACCCGACCTTCGAGGTCGTCGCCCGCCCGGGCGCGCAGGAGGAGTACTTCAAGCACGGCAGCGGCGGAAAGAGTTTCCGCGAGATCATGGGCAAGCCGATGAAGGCCATCCCCGCGTTCCGCAATCCCGAGGCACGCCTCGAGGTGCTCGACGGGCTGGGCCTGGACTACACGATCATGTTCCCGACCCTGGCCAGCCTGGTCGAGGAACGCCTCAAGGACGACCCGGACCTGATCCTCGACATCATCCACGCGCTGAACCAGTGGATGTATGAGACGTGGCAGTTCAACTACGAGGGCCGGATCTTCTCCACCCCGGTCATCGACCTGGCCGTCGTCGACCGCGCGCTCGAAGAACTCGAATGGTGTCTGGAGCGTGGCGCCAAAACCGTGCTGGTGCGGCCCGCCCCGGTGCCCGGCTACCGCGGAACCCGCTCGCTCGGGCTGCCGGAGTTCGATCCGTTCTGGGACGCCTGCGTCAAGGCCGGCATCCCGGTCTGCATGCACGCCTCGGACAGTGGCTACGCCGCCTACCTCAACGACTGGGAGCCCGCCGACGAGTTCCTGCCGTTCAAGCCGACGGCATTCCGGATGGTGTCGATGGGCAAGCGGCCCATCGAGGACACCATGGCGGCGCTGGTGTGCCACGGTGCGCTGACCCGCAACCCGGACCTGCGCATCCTGTCGATCGAGAACGGTGCGTCGTGGGTGCCCTACCTGTTCTACCAATTCAAAGACGTGTATTCGAAGATGCCGCAAGAGTTTCCCGAAGACCCGATCGAGGCGTTCAAGCGGGCCGTCTACGTGGCCCCGTTCTGGGAGGACGACTTCAAGAAGATGTCGGAGCTGTGCGGTGTCGACCGCATCATCTTCGGCTCGGACTGGCCGCATCCCGAAGGCCTCGCCGATCCGATCAACCTGGTCGACGACCTGCAAGCGCAGGGCCTGACCGAGGAAGAGCAGCGAAAGGTGATGGGCGGCAACCTGGTCGACCTGTTCAACGTGCCCAACGTCTCGGTCCACAAGCCCGACGTCCCCGCGCTTGTCATCGCATGA
- a CDS encoding TetR/AcrR family transcriptional regulator: MAKANERSPEAVRADPDSRESRFMRSALSILAETGRTDFTVLEVVERSKTSLRSFYQHFSTKDELLLALIDTIMAESTRHWRTETDALPAAEAMRVLIDRICTPAESTKQDSINRGLTYYNDHLAESLPREYARVLSPLHELIGEILNRGIDEGSFRPGLEVETTAALIMQAVLGAMRLRSLGAELNGVPIDGEHIYEFCVRGLLP, from the coding sequence ATGGCCAAGGCCAACGAACGATCGCCCGAGGCGGTACGCGCCGATCCGGACTCCCGGGAGAGCCGCTTCATGCGCTCAGCGCTGTCGATCCTGGCCGAGACGGGCCGCACCGACTTCACCGTCCTCGAGGTCGTGGAGCGCTCAAAGACGTCGTTGCGTTCCTTCTACCAGCACTTTTCCACCAAGGATGAGTTGCTACTGGCATTGATCGACACGATCATGGCCGAGTCGACCAGGCACTGGCGCACCGAGACCGATGCATTGCCGGCCGCCGAGGCAATGCGCGTGCTGATCGACCGGATCTGCACGCCGGCCGAATCCACCAAGCAGGACAGCATCAACCGCGGTCTGACCTACTACAACGACCACCTCGCCGAGTCGCTGCCGCGGGAGTATGCCCGGGTGCTCTCGCCGCTACACGAGTTGATCGGTGAAATTCTCAACCGAGGGATCGACGAGGGCAGCTTCCGGCCCGGCCTGGAAGTCGAGACCACCGCGGCGTTGATCATGCAGGCGGTGCTCGGAGCGATGCGGCTGCGCAGCCTGGGGGCCGAACTCAACGGCGTGCCGATCGACGGCGAGCACATATACGAATTCTGTGTCCGCGGCCTGCTGCCCTGA
- a CDS encoding acyl-CoA thioesterase gives MTANSGEAAENPWTVTRLLELFDVQADSQDRYIAPTGIADADDRQVVEGTQVLAQVIVAAAKRFGGKSIRSVHSVFARAVLVGPPVILDIDVVSEGRSTASAIITASQNDKRCMTFTVLADVPTPDVIRHQLPRPQVAGPDESNVCEMPMDGRQVKLVDVIDINSPDEVGPPEVYAWLHYDPIPARDDLAKALIAYFTGHLGISTTMRAHVGIGTAQSHFTVSTAPMTVTVSFHEPVSWTGWLLYTHESTQVGAGMSYIRGAVHTEDGELIASFTQDALIRPLRTSDNAIAAEARI, from the coding sequence ATGACTGCGAATTCCGGGGAAGCCGCTGAGAACCCGTGGACGGTGACGCGGCTGCTCGAACTCTTCGACGTACAAGCCGACAGCCAGGATCGCTACATCGCCCCGACCGGCATCGCCGACGCCGACGATCGACAGGTCGTCGAGGGTACCCAGGTGCTCGCCCAGGTGATCGTCGCGGCCGCAAAACGGTTCGGCGGCAAGTCGATTCGCTCGGTCCACAGTGTCTTCGCCCGCGCGGTCCTGGTGGGACCGCCGGTCATCCTCGACATCGACGTCGTTTCCGAGGGCCGCTCGACGGCCTCGGCGATCATCACCGCGTCGCAGAACGACAAGCGCTGCATGACGTTCACGGTGCTGGCCGACGTGCCCACCCCGGACGTGATCCGCCACCAGCTGCCGCGTCCGCAGGTGGCGGGGCCCGATGAGTCCAACGTGTGCGAAATGCCCATGGACGGAAGGCAAGTCAAGCTCGTCGACGTCATCGACATCAACAGCCCCGACGAGGTCGGGCCGCCGGAGGTCTACGCGTGGCTGCACTACGACCCCATTCCGGCTCGCGACGATCTGGCCAAGGCCCTGATCGCCTACTTCACCGGGCATCTCGGCATCTCGACAACCATGCGCGCACACGTTGGCATCGGCACCGCGCAGTCGCACTTCACGGTGTCGACCGCGCCGATGACGGTCACGGTCAGCTTCCACGAGCCGGTGAGCTGGACCGGCTGGCTGCTCTACACCCACGAAAGCACCCAGGTGGGGGCCGGCATGTCCTACATCCGCGGCGCGGTGCACACCGAGGACGGTGAGCTGATCGCGTCCTTCACCCAGGACGCGTTGATCCGGCCGCTTCGGACCTCCGACAACGCGATCGCCGCCGAAGCCCGGATCTAG
- a CDS encoding DUF427 domain-containing protein, translated as MSLVAGSGPLGPDRIGWFSAPVADPIVYVEPHPRRVQAVRDGLTVIDTENALLVHRPGAPLSYAFPDGETTDLPTEPEPEAPGYVRVRWDAVDTWVEEGRTLVHYPPNPYHRVDCRPARRRLRVLVAGEVLVDTDETVIVFETALAPRLYVAPEHVRTGLLRRTDTSSYCNYKGYATYWAAGDVDDVAWSYDEPLPETQPIAGYFSFDPQRAEVSAELPSPDRRP; from the coding sequence ATGAGTCTGGTCGCCGGAAGCGGCCCGCTCGGTCCGGACCGGATCGGCTGGTTCTCTGCGCCGGTGGCAGATCCGATCGTCTACGTCGAGCCGCACCCGCGTCGGGTACAGGCGGTGCGCGACGGGCTGACCGTAATCGACACCGAGAACGCGCTGCTGGTCCACCGCCCCGGAGCGCCGCTGAGCTACGCCTTTCCGGACGGCGAAACAACCGATCTGCCAACCGAACCCGAACCCGAGGCGCCCGGCTATGTGCGGGTTCGGTGGGATGCCGTCGACACCTGGGTGGAAGAGGGCCGAACCCTGGTGCACTATCCGCCCAACCCGTACCACCGGGTGGATTGCCGCCCCGCGCGGCGCCGGCTACGGGTGCTGGTCGCCGGCGAGGTACTGGTGGACACCGACGAGACCGTGATCGTGTTCGAAACCGCGCTGGCGCCAAGGCTTTACGTCGCACCGGAACATGTGCGCACCGGTCTGCTGCGGCGGACGGACACCTCGAGTTACTGCAACTACAAGGGGTATGCGACCTACTGGGCCGCCGGTGACGTCGACGACGTCGCGTGGAGCTACGACGAGCCGTTGCCCGAAACCCAGCCGATCGCAGGTTATTTCAGCTTCGACCCGCAGCGCGCCGAAGTCAGCGCCGAACTTCCTAGCCCAGATCGGCGGCCTTGA
- a CDS encoding neutral zinc metallopeptidase — protein MTFNEGMQIDTSTTSTGGGGGRGIAIGGGLGGLVVVLLAVFLGIDPSQVTTPQQTLPPGAEQSGYDLSKCKTGADANSYVECRVVATGNSVDGVWSDLLKGYTRPRMMLFKNQVQTGCGPATSDVGPFYCPVDKTAYFDTDFFDVLKTQFGSSGGPLAQEYVVAHEYGHHVQNLLGVLGRAQQGAQGATGGSVRTELQADCYAGVWAHYAAITKQPGTDVTYLEPLTDKDIADALSAAASVGDDRIQKQATGRVNPEQWTHGSSAERQKWFTTGYQTGDPKQCDTFKAADLG, from the coding sequence ATGACCTTTAACGAGGGAATGCAGATCGACACCAGCACCACCTCGACCGGTGGTGGCGGCGGTCGGGGCATCGCGATCGGCGGAGGTCTCGGCGGCCTGGTGGTGGTGCTGCTCGCGGTGTTCCTCGGTATCGATCCGAGCCAGGTGACCACTCCGCAGCAGACCCTGCCGCCCGGTGCCGAGCAGTCGGGCTACGACCTGAGTAAGTGCAAGACGGGCGCCGACGCCAACTCCTACGTCGAATGCCGCGTGGTGGCTACCGGCAACTCGGTCGACGGCGTGTGGAGCGACCTGCTCAAGGGCTACACCCGGCCCAGGATGATGTTGTTCAAGAATCAGGTGCAGACTGGATGCGGCCCGGCGACCAGTGATGTCGGGCCGTTCTACTGCCCGGTGGACAAGACCGCGTACTTCGACACCGATTTCTTCGATGTCCTCAAGACCCAATTCGGTTCCAGCGGTGGGCCGTTGGCGCAAGAGTACGTGGTGGCCCACGAGTACGGCCACCACGTGCAAAACCTGCTCGGCGTACTCGGTCGCGCCCAGCAGGGCGCGCAGGGCGCCACCGGCGGCAGTGTGCGCACCGAGCTGCAGGCCGACTGCTACGCCGGGGTATGGGCGCACTACGCGGCCATCACCAAGCAGCCCGGCACTGACGTGACCTATCTGGAACCGTTGACCGATAAGGACATTGCCGACGCGCTGTCGGCGGCGGCATCGGTCGGCGACGACCGGATCCAGAAGCAGGCCACCGGGCGGGTCAACCCCGAACAGTGGACTCACGGTTCGTCAGCCGAACGACAGAAGTGGTTCACCACCGGCTACCAGACCGGTGACCCCAAGCAGTGCGATACGTTCAAGGCCGCCGATCTGGGCTAG
- a CDS encoding carboxylesterase/lipase family protein — MTVVADPSTVAYTTLGALRGTTESGVRVWRGIPYAEQPIGERRFRAPAPMQPWAGVRDAVEHGPVPPQGRSFVGGGRDDPKIRDEACLTLTVWAPDTDKPLPVMVWIPGGAFVYGAGQLQLYNGSRLAANGDVVVVNVTYRLGVFGGFELGDLGAGFADNLCLRDQIAALRWVQDNIAAFGGDPQRVTIFGESAGATSVLALLASPAGEGLFARAIAQSPALPLIADRATRAKRAHEFVDLVGADPAAFPVLPQRVLRRAAGEMQRRSAEASPTLAYGLTYGVDLLPRHPIDAARAGEVNPVPLIVGTNSHEASMFAWSKPPMLPTTADGIDAYFDRVAPDARNRVLAGYPDYPRRRAQIAVGSDVMFGAPTWAFADAYSPHATTHVYRFDHTTWTLRMLGLGATHGSEIVHIQHSYGSYLGRKIHPLGRHVQPAVGRRMQRTWLNFATHGELEDWPRYDSTRRATRVIRSSRDVSVDDPDALRRQAWAGLY; from the coding sequence GTGACCGTCGTCGCGGATCCGTCGACCGTGGCTTACACCACCCTGGGTGCTTTGCGCGGAACCACCGAAAGCGGTGTGCGGGTCTGGCGCGGCATCCCCTACGCCGAACAACCCATCGGAGAGCGACGTTTTCGCGCTCCCGCCCCCATGCAACCGTGGGCCGGGGTACGCGACGCCGTCGAGCACGGACCCGTGCCGCCACAGGGCCGCTCGTTCGTCGGCGGTGGACGCGACGACCCGAAGATCCGGGACGAAGCCTGCCTGACCCTGACGGTGTGGGCGCCTGACACCGACAAGCCATTGCCCGTCATGGTCTGGATCCCCGGCGGCGCCTTCGTCTACGGCGCGGGGCAACTGCAGCTCTACAACGGGTCCCGGCTGGCCGCCAACGGTGACGTGGTGGTGGTCAACGTGACCTACCGGCTCGGCGTATTCGGCGGTTTCGAACTCGGCGACCTCGGGGCCGGATTTGCCGACAACCTGTGCCTGCGCGACCAGATCGCGGCGCTGCGCTGGGTGCAGGACAACATCGCCGCCTTCGGCGGAGACCCGCAGCGCGTCACGATCTTCGGCGAGTCGGCCGGCGCGACATCGGTGCTGGCCCTGCTCGCCAGCCCGGCCGGCGAGGGATTGTTCGCCCGTGCGATCGCCCAGAGCCCGGCGCTGCCGCTCATCGCCGACCGGGCGACCCGGGCCAAGCGTGCCCACGAATTCGTCGACCTCGTCGGCGCCGACCCCGCCGCGTTTCCGGTGTTGCCGCAGCGGGTGCTGCGCCGGGCCGCGGGGGAGATGCAGCGCCGCAGCGCCGAGGCCAGCCCGACGCTGGCCTACGGCCTCACCTATGGCGTGGACCTGTTGCCCAGGCATCCGATCGACGCGGCGCGGGCCGGCGAGGTCAATCCGGTGCCGCTGATCGTCGGGACCAACAGCCACGAGGCGTCGATGTTCGCGTGGTCCAAACCGCCGATGCTGCCGACCACCGCCGACGGAATCGACGCCTACTTCGACCGGGTCGCGCCGGACGCCCGGAACCGGGTGCTGGCCGGTTATCCGGACTATCCGCGGCGGCGGGCGCAGATCGCGGTGGGATCCGACGTCATGTTCGGTGCGCCGACGTGGGCCTTCGCCGACGCGTACAGTCCGCACGCCACCACGCACGTATACCGGTTCGACCACACCACGTGGACCTTGCGGATGCTGGGACTCGGCGCCACCCACGGCAGCGAGATCGTGCACATCCAGCACAGCTACGGGTCATATCTGGGCCGCAAGATCCACCCGCTCGGCCGTCACGTGCAGCCCGCGGTGGGTCGCCGGATGCAGCGCACGTGGCTGAACTTCGCCACCCACGGCGAATTGGAAGACTGGCCCCGGTACGACTCCACGCGACGGGCCACCCGCGTCATCCGCTCCAGCAGGGACGTCTCGGTCGACGACCCCGACGCGCTACGCAGACAGGCTTGGGCCGGGTTGTACTAG
- a CDS encoding SRPBCC family protein produces MYPCERVDLTFIRDAKFRFSNSVDLAITPEQLFEVLSDADSWPQWAKVITGVTWTSPKPYGIGTTRTVNMLGGLVGDEEFLAWEPYTYLAFRFNTCSNKAVAAFAEEYRVEETPGGCRLTWTVAQKANGPARFGLIAGGPLMNLSFRWFLANLRRYTDKRFR; encoded by the coding sequence ATGTATCCCTGTGAACGCGTCGATCTGACGTTCATTCGCGACGCGAAGTTCCGCTTCTCCAACAGCGTGGACCTCGCCATCACACCCGAGCAACTGTTCGAGGTTCTCTCCGACGCCGATTCCTGGCCGCAGTGGGCCAAAGTCATCACGGGGGTCACCTGGACCAGCCCCAAGCCGTACGGCATCGGCACCACCCGCACGGTGAACATGCTCGGCGGATTGGTGGGTGACGAGGAGTTCCTGGCCTGGGAGCCGTACACCTACCTGGCGTTTCGGTTCAACACCTGCTCGAACAAGGCGGTGGCCGCCTTCGCCGAGGAGTACCGCGTCGAGGAGACGCCCGGCGGCTGCCGACTGACGTGGACGGTGGCGCAGAAGGCGAACGGACCGGCCCGGTTCGGATTGATCGCCGGCGGGCCGCTGATGAATCTGTCGTTCCGCTGGTTCCTGGCCAATCTGCGCCGCTACACCGACAAGCGGTTCCGCTAG